One part of the [Synechococcus] sp. NIES-970 genome encodes these proteins:
- the sufE gene encoding Fe-S metabolism associated protein has translation MPTELPANLEKIVSRFQRKTDPKQKYQQLLWYATKLEPMDDAEKTANNKVHGCVSQVFITADYKDGKVIYHGDSDAQLVKGLVGLLIAGLNGLSPAEILTVSPNFIEATGLNVSLTPSRANGFYNIFKMMQKKAKGFEVGLQASSPS, from the coding sequence ATGCCTACTGAATTACCTGCTAATCTCGAAAAAATCGTGAGTCGTTTTCAACGTAAAACCGATCCCAAACAAAAATATCAGCAGCTTCTTTGGTATGCCACCAAGCTTGAACCCATGGACGATGCTGAAAAAACAGCCAACAATAAAGTCCATGGCTGTGTATCCCAAGTGTTTATTACCGCCGACTACAAAGACGGTAAAGTCATTTACCATGGCGATTCTGATGCCCAACTGGTCAAGGGTTTAGTGGGACTTTTGATCGCAGGCTTAAATGGTCTCTCCCCCGCTGAAATTTTGACGGTTTCCCCAAACTTTATCGAAGCTACTGGCCTTAATGTTAGTCTTACGCCATCGCGAGCCAATGGTTTTTATAATATTTTTAAGATGATGCAAAAAAAAGCCAAGGGTTTTGAAGTGGGATTACAAGCAAGTTCTCCCTCCTAA